In Geotalea uraniireducens, the genomic window AGGTGATGCTGGCGACCAACGACGACTACACCCCGACCCCGGCCGTCTCCCGGGCGATCCTCGCCTACAACCGGGGGCGGACCGCCGGGCTGGCCGACGGCATCGTCATCACCCCGTCCCACAATCCGCCCGCCGACGGCGGCTTCAAGTACAACCCCCCCAACGGCGGCCCGGCGGAGCCGGCGGTCACCGGCGTCATCGAGGGGTGGGCCAACGAGTATCTGGCCAACGGCCTCGCCGGGGTGCGGCGCATGCCGTACGGACAGGCGCTGCGTGCGGCCACCACCCACCGCTTCGACTACCTCGACGCCTATGTTACCGACCTGGCAAACGTCGTCGATATGGCGGCGGTGCGGAGCGCAGGCCTCAGTCTCGGCGTCGATCCGCTCGGCGGGGCGAGCGTCCGTTACTGGGGGGCAATTGCCGACCGCTACGGCTTCGACCTGACCGTCGTCAGCGACGAGGTCGATCCGACCTTCCGCTTCATGACCGTGGACTGGGACGGCAAGATCCGGATGGACCCGTCGTCCCCCTACGCGATGCAGCGGCTGCTCGGGCTGAAGGATCGCTTCGACATCGCCTTCGCCTGTGATACCGATGCGGACCGGCACGGCATCGTCACCCGGAGCGCCGGGCTGCTGCCGCCGAACCATTACCTGGCCGTCGCCATCTCCTACCTGTTCCGCCATCGTCCCCAGTGGCGTGCCGATGCCGCCGTCGGCAAGACGGTGGTGAGCAGCCGGATGATCGACCTGGTGACGGCCCAGCTCGGCCGCCGCCTCCACGAGGTACCGGTCGGCTTCAAGTGGTTCGTCGACGGCCTGGTCTCCGGCGAACTCGGCTTCGGCGGCGAGGAGAGCGCCGGGGCGTCGTTCCTCCGGCTGGACGGCAGCGTCTGGACCACCGACAAGGACGGCATCGCGCCGACCCTGCTGGCGGCCGAGATCACCGCCCGCCTCGGCCGCGACCCGGGGGAGGTCTACCGGGAGCTGACCCGGCAATTGGGCGAACCGTGCTACGACCGGGTGGAGGCGCCGGCGACCCCGGCGGAAAAGGCGGCGCTGAAGAAGCTGTCGCCGCAGCAGGTCCATTCCACCGAGCTGGCCGGCGAGCCGATCGAGAGCATCCTGACCGAGGCGCCGGGGAACGGTGCTGCCATCGGCGGCCTGAAGGTGATCGCCCCGAGCGGCTGGTTCGCCGCCCGGCCGTCGGGGACCGAGGACATCTACAAAATCTACGCCGAGAGCTTCCGCGGCGCCGAGCACCTGCAGCGCATCCTCGGCGAGGCCCGGGAGATCGTCGCCGGCGCCCTGGCGCCCGGCAGCTAAAGGAGGGA contains:
- the pgm gene encoding phosphoglucomutase (alpha-D-glucose-1,6-bisphosphate-dependent), whose translation is MSISPRAGKTADPATLVNIPRLITAYYAELPDPAVAGERVQFGTSGHRGSSLERSFNERHILAVSQAICRYRAGQGISGPLFLGIDSHALSEPAAASALEVLAANGVEVMLATNDDYTPTPAVSRAILAYNRGRTAGLADGIVITPSHNPPADGGFKYNPPNGGPAEPAVTGVIEGWANEYLANGLAGVRRMPYGQALRAATTHRFDYLDAYVTDLANVVDMAAVRSAGLSLGVDPLGGASVRYWGAIADRYGFDLTVVSDEVDPTFRFMTVDWDGKIRMDPSSPYAMQRLLGLKDRFDIAFACDTDADRHGIVTRSAGLLPPNHYLAVAISYLFRHRPQWRADAAVGKTVVSSRMIDLVTAQLGRRLHEVPVGFKWFVDGLVSGELGFGGEESAGASFLRLDGSVWTTDKDGIAPTLLAAEITARLGRDPGEVYRELTRQLGEPCYDRVEAPATPAEKAALKKLSPQQVHSTELAGEPIESILTEAPGNGAAIGGLKVIAPSGWFAARPSGTEDIYKIYAESFRGAEHLQRILGEAREIVAGALAPGS